A stretch of Acropora palmata chromosome 9, jaAcrPala1.3, whole genome shotgun sequence DNA encodes these proteins:
- the LOC141892716 gene encoding LOW QUALITY PROTEIN: uncharacterized protein LOC141892716 (The sequence of the model RefSeq protein was modified relative to this genomic sequence to represent the inferred CDS: inserted 2 bases in 1 codon; substituted 1 base at 1 genomic stop codon): MTGYDWERNKTSLVDWFSPAECIAWATLFGMEAVVIAMLNALTIFIYLKERSLRKRSMYLVINLAVADMFVGAGSAIIEYELKGHLVGERSKLAQAEYKHRHDNVARMIHXAHSYGLDVXSKWYEHKPEEVIENDHVKLLCDFNIQTSNYIQARRPDVVVVDREKKTCNIIDIAVPVDAGIVEKEKEKVEKYQDLRREVAQLWIVKAKVVPIVVGALGAVTPNLSKHLDAIGVTTRIELLQKAALLGTARLLRRVLEA; this comes from the exons ATGACCGGTTACGATTGGGAACGAAACAAAACTTCACTTGTGGATTGGTTTTCTCCAGCTGAATGCATTGCCTGGGCAACACTATTTGGAATGGAAGCTGTTGTTATAGCGATGTTAAATGCCTTAACAATCTTTATTTATCTGAAAGAGCGCAGTCTTCGCAAGCGTAGTATGTACCTGGTGATTAACCTGGCTGTTGCTGATATGTTTGTTGGAGCTGGCTCTGCGATCATTGAGT ACGAGTTAAAGGGACACCTGGTTGGAGAGCGTAGCAAACTAGCCCAAGCTGAATACAAGCACCGGCATGATAATGTGGCTAGGATGATCCA TGCACACTCATACGGCCTTGATGTATGAAGCAAATGGTACGAGCATAAACCCGAAGAAGTAATTGAAAACGACCATGTTAAACTCCTCTGTGACTTTAACATCCAGACATCCAATTACATCCAAGCGAGAAGACCAGACGTGGTTGTAGTGGACAGGGAGAAAAAGACCTGCAACATTATTGATATTGCCGTCCCTGTAGATGCTGGAATCGTCGAGAAAGAGAAGGAGAAAGTTGAAAAGTACCAAGATCTACGAAGAGAGGTGGCGCAACTCTGGAttgtcaaagcaaaagttgttCCTATTGTGGTTGGTGCGCTAGGCGCCGTCACACCCAACCTTTCTAAAca cctggatGCAATTGGTGTGACCACAAGGATCGAGCTTTTACAGAAAGCAGCTCTCCTCGGCACAGCGCGCCTCCTCAGACGAGTACTAGAGGCCTGA